A stretch of the Xiphias gladius isolate SHS-SW01 ecotype Sanya breed wild chromosome 21, ASM1685928v1, whole genome shotgun sequence genome encodes the following:
- the LOC120807522 gene encoding myosin heavy chain, fast skeletal muscle-like isoform X2, which yields MNVKTWPWMKLYFKIKPLLKSAETEKEMAQMKEDFEKTKEELAKALAKKKDLEEKMVSLLQEKNDLLLQVQSESENIADAEERCEGLIKAKIQLEAKLKETTERLEDEEEINAELTAKKRKLEDECSELKKDIDDLELTLAKVEKEKHATENKVKNLVEEMASQDEAIAKLTKEKKALQEAHQQTLDDLQAEEDKVNTLTKAKTKLEQQVDDLEGSLEQEKKLRMDLERAKRKLEGDLKLAQESIMDLENDKQQSEEKIKKRDFEMSQLLGKIEDEQGLSAQLQKKIKELQARIEELEEEIEAERAARARVEKQRADLSRELEEISERLEEAGGATAIQIEMSKKREAEFQKLRRDLEESTLQHEATAAALRKKQADTVAELGEQIDNLQRVKQKLEKEKSEFKMEIDDLTSNMESVAKSKGNLEKMCRSLEDHLSEIKTKNDEHVRQLNEMNVQRSRLITENGEFGRQLEEKESLVSQLTRGKQGYVHQIEELKRHLDEEVKAKNALAHAVQSARHDCDLLREQYEEEQEAKAELQRAMSKANSEVAQWRTKYETDAIQRTEELEEAKKKLAQRLQDAEETIEAVNAKCASLEKTKQRLHGEVEDLMVDVERANALAANLDKKQRNFDKVLAEWKQKYEESQAELEGAQKEARSLSTEIFKLKNSYEEALDHLETLKRENKNLQQEISDLTEHIGETGKTIHELEKGKKTAENEKAEIQTALEEAEATLEHEESKIMRIQLELTQVKNEIDRKIAEKDEEIEHIKRNSQRIIETMQTTLDAEVRSRNDALRIKKKMEGDLNEMEVQLSHANRQAAEAQKQLRNVQGQLKDAQLHLDEALRSQEDMKEQVAMVERRNNLMLAEIEELRAALEQTERSRKVAEQELVDVSERVTLLHSQNTSLINTKKKLEADLVHIQGEVEDSVQEARNAEEKAKKAITDAAMMAEELKKEQDTSSHLERMKKNLEVTVKDLQHRLDEAENLAMKGGKKQLQKLEARVRELETEVEVEQKRGAEAVKGLRKYERRVKELTYQTDEDKKNIARLQDLVDKLQLKVKSYKRQSEEAEEQANTHLSRYRKVQHEMEEAQERADIAESQVNKLRVRSREIVRTKEAEE from the exons ATGAATGTCAAAACCTGGCCATGGATGAAGCTGTACTTCAAGATTAAGCCTCTGCTGAAGAGTGCAGAGACTGAGAAAGAGATGGCCCAAATGAAGGAGGACTTTGAAAAGACCAAAGAGGAGCTAGCAAAGGCTCTGGCCAAGAAGAAAGACCTGGAGGAAAAGATGGTTTCTCTCCTGCAGGAGAAGAATGATCTCTTGTTGCAAGTGCAGTCT GAGTCTGAAAACATTGCTGATGCTGAGGAAAGGTGTGAGGGGctcattaaagcaaaaatacagcTTGAGGCCAAACTCAAAGAGACAACTGAGAGgctggaggatgaggaggaaatCAATGCTGAGCTGACTGCAAAGAAGAGGAAGCTGGAGGACGAGTGCTCTGAGTTGAAGAAAGACATTGATGACTTGGAGCTCACCCTGGCGAAGGTGGAAAAGGAGAAACATGCCACTGAGAACAAG GTTAAAAACCTGGTTGAGGAAATGGCTTCTCAAGATGAGGCCATTGCCAAGTTGACCAAAGAGAAGAAAGCCCTCCAAGAGGCCCATCAGCAGACCCTTGATGATCTGCAGGCAGAGGAAGACAAAGTCAACACTCTGACAAAGGCCAAGACCAAGCTGGAGCAGCAAGTGGACGAT CTTGAAGGTTCCCTGGAACAAGAAAAGAAGCTTCGTATGGATCTTGAGCGAGCGAAAAGGAAGCTCGAAGGAGATCTGAAACTGGCCCAGGAATCCATCATGGATCTGGAGAATGACAAACAGCAGtctgaggagaaaataaagaa GAGGGACTTTGAGATGAGCCAGCTTCTCGGCAAGATTGAAGATGAACAGGGACTTAGTGCTCAGcttcaaaagaaaatcaaggaACTGCAG GCTCGTATTGAGGAGCTAGAAGAGGAGATTGAGGCTGAGAGGGCTGCTCGGGCCAGGGTGGAGAAGCAGAGGGCTGATCTCTCCAGGGAACTTGAGGAGATCAGCGAGAGGCTCGAAGAAGCCGGCGGCGCAACTGCTATTCAGATTGAGATGAGCAAGAAGCGTGAGGCTGAGTTTCAGAAGCTGCGTCGTGATCTCGAAGAATCCACCCTGCAGCATGAGGCCACCGCTGCAGCTCTGCGCAAGAAGCAGGCTGACACTGTGGCAGAGCTGGGAGAACAGATTGATAACCTCCAGAGAGTCAAAcagaagctggagaaggagaaaagtgaATTCAAGATGGAGATTGATGACCTCACGAGCAATATGGAGTCTGTCGccaaatcaaaa GGTAACCTGGAGAAAATGTGCCGTTCTCTTGAGGATCACCTAAGTGAAATAAAGACCAAGAATGATGAACATGTGCGTcagttaaatgaaatgaatgttcAAAGATCAAGACTAATAACTGAAAATG GGGAATTTGGTCGTCAGCTGGAGGAAAAGGAGTCTCTTGTTTCACAGCTTACAAGGGGCAAACAGGGTTATGTTCATCAGATTGAGGAGCTCAAAAGGCACCTTGATGAAGAAGTCAAG GCCAAGAACGCCCTGGCTCATGCTGTTCAGTCAGCTCGTCATGACTGCGACCTGCTCAGGGAGCAGtatgaggaggagcaggaggccaAGGCTGAGCTGCAGCGTGCAATGTCCAAGGCCAACAGCGAGGTGGCTCAGTGGAGAACCAAATACGAGACTGATGCCATTCAGCGCactgaggagctggaggaggcaaA GAAAAAGCTTGCCCAGCGTCTTCAGGATGCAGAGGAAACCATTGAGGCTGTGAATGCAAAATGTGCCtctctggaaaaaacaaaacagagactgCACGGTGAGGTGGAGGACCTGATGGTCGATGTGGAGAGAGCTAATGCTCTGGCTGCTAACCTCGACAAGAAGCAAAGGAACTTTGACAAG GTTCTGGCAGAGTGGAAACAGAAGTATGAAGAAAGCCAGGCGGAGCTGGAGGGAGCACAGAAGGAGGCTCGGTCATTAAGTACAGAGATATTCAAGCTGAAAAACTCCTATGAAGAAGCTCTGGACCACCTGGAAACCTTGAAGAGGGAGAACAAGAACCTGCAAC AGGAAATCAGTGATTTGACTGAACATATTGGTGAAACTGGAAAGACAATCCATGAActggaaaaggggaaaaagactGCAGAGAATGAGAAAGCAGAAATCCAAACTGCCCTAGAGGAGGCAGAG gCTACACTGGAGCACGAAGAATCAAAGATCATGCGTATCCAGCTGGAGCTCACCcaggtgaaaaatgaaattgacaGGAAAATTGCAGAGAAGGACGAGGAGATTGAGCATATCAAGAGGAACAGCCAGAGAATAATCGAGACCATGCAGACCACACTGGATGCTGAGGTCAGAAGCAGGAATGATGCCCTGAGAATCAAGAAGAAGATGGAGGGAGACCTCAATGAGATGGAGGTTCAGCTGAGCCATGCCAACCGCCAGGCAGCTGAAGCCCAGAAACAGCTGAGAAACGTACAAGGACAGCTTAAG GATGCACAACTGCATCTTGATGAAGCTCTCAGAAGTCAGGAAGACATGAAGGAGCAGGTTGCCATGGTGGAGCGCAGGAACAACTTGATGCTGGCTGAGATCGAGGAGCTGAGAGCTGCActggagcagacagagagaagccGCAAAGTGGCTGAACAGGAGCTGGTTGATGTCAGCGAGCGTGTGACACTACTGCACTCTCAG AATACCAGCCTTATCAACACCAAGAAGAAGCTGGAGGCTGACCTTGTCCACATCCAAGGTGAAGTAGAAGATTCTGTTCAGGAAGCAAGAAATGCTGAAGAAAAGGCCAAGAAGGCCATCACTGAT GCGGCCATGATGGCAGAAGAGTTGAAGAAGGAGCAGGACACCAGTTCTCATttggagaggatgaagaagaaccTGGAGGTGACGGTGAAGGACCTGCAGCACCGCCTGGATGAAGCTGAGAATCTGGCCATGAAGGGCGGCAAGAAGCAGCTCCAGAAACTGGAGGCGAGG GTTCGAGAGCTAGAGACTGAAGTCGAGGTTGAGCAGAAGCGTGGAGCTGAAGCTGTGAAAGGCCTCCGTAAATATGAACGCAGAGTCAAGGAACTGACCTACCAG ACGGATGAAGACAAGAAGAACATTGCTCGACTTCAGGATCTGGTGGACAAGCTGCAGCTCAAAGTGAAATCCTACAAGAGGCAGTCTGAGGAAGCT
- the LOC120807522 gene encoding myosin heavy chain, fast skeletal muscle-like isoform X1, whose translation MEALFSIQYNIRSFMNVKTWPWMKLYFKIKPLLKSAETEKEMAQMKEDFEKTKEELAKALAKKKDLEEKMVSLLQEKNDLLLQVQSESENIADAEERCEGLIKAKIQLEAKLKETTERLEDEEEINAELTAKKRKLEDECSELKKDIDDLELTLAKVEKEKHATENKVKNLVEEMASQDEAIAKLTKEKKALQEAHQQTLDDLQAEEDKVNTLTKAKTKLEQQVDDLEGSLEQEKKLRMDLERAKRKLEGDLKLAQESIMDLENDKQQSEEKIKKRDFEMSQLLGKIEDEQGLSAQLQKKIKELQARIEELEEEIEAERAARARVEKQRADLSRELEEISERLEEAGGATAIQIEMSKKREAEFQKLRRDLEESTLQHEATAAALRKKQADTVAELGEQIDNLQRVKQKLEKEKSEFKMEIDDLTSNMESVAKSKGNLEKMCRSLEDHLSEIKTKNDEHVRQLNEMNVQRSRLITENGEFGRQLEEKESLVSQLTRGKQGYVHQIEELKRHLDEEVKAKNALAHAVQSARHDCDLLREQYEEEQEAKAELQRAMSKANSEVAQWRTKYETDAIQRTEELEEAKKKLAQRLQDAEETIEAVNAKCASLEKTKQRLHGEVEDLMVDVERANALAANLDKKQRNFDKVLAEWKQKYEESQAELEGAQKEARSLSTEIFKLKNSYEEALDHLETLKRENKNLQQEISDLTEHIGETGKTIHELEKGKKTAENEKAEIQTALEEAEATLEHEESKIMRIQLELTQVKNEIDRKIAEKDEEIEHIKRNSQRIIETMQTTLDAEVRSRNDALRIKKKMEGDLNEMEVQLSHANRQAAEAQKQLRNVQGQLKDAQLHLDEALRSQEDMKEQVAMVERRNNLMLAEIEELRAALEQTERSRKVAEQELVDVSERVTLLHSQNTSLINTKKKLEADLVHIQGEVEDSVQEARNAEEKAKKAITDAAMMAEELKKEQDTSSHLERMKKNLEVTVKDLQHRLDEAENLAMKGGKKQLQKLEARVRELETEVEVEQKRGAEAVKGLRKYERRVKELTYQTDEDKKNIARLQDLVDKLQLKVKSYKRQSEEAEEQANTHLSRYRKVQHEMEEAQERADIAESQVNKLRVRSREIVRTKEAEE comes from the exons AT GGAGGCCCTTTTCTCCATCCAGTACAACATCCGCTCATTTATGAATGTCAAAACCTGGCCATGGATGAAGCTGTACTTCAAGATTAAGCCTCTGCTGAAGAGTGCAGAGACTGAGAAAGAGATGGCCCAAATGAAGGAGGACTTTGAAAAGACCAAAGAGGAGCTAGCAAAGGCTCTGGCCAAGAAGAAAGACCTGGAGGAAAAGATGGTTTCTCTCCTGCAGGAGAAGAATGATCTCTTGTTGCAAGTGCAGTCT GAGTCTGAAAACATTGCTGATGCTGAGGAAAGGTGTGAGGGGctcattaaagcaaaaatacagcTTGAGGCCAAACTCAAAGAGACAACTGAGAGgctggaggatgaggaggaaatCAATGCTGAGCTGACTGCAAAGAAGAGGAAGCTGGAGGACGAGTGCTCTGAGTTGAAGAAAGACATTGATGACTTGGAGCTCACCCTGGCGAAGGTGGAAAAGGAGAAACATGCCACTGAGAACAAG GTTAAAAACCTGGTTGAGGAAATGGCTTCTCAAGATGAGGCCATTGCCAAGTTGACCAAAGAGAAGAAAGCCCTCCAAGAGGCCCATCAGCAGACCCTTGATGATCTGCAGGCAGAGGAAGACAAAGTCAACACTCTGACAAAGGCCAAGACCAAGCTGGAGCAGCAAGTGGACGAT CTTGAAGGTTCCCTGGAACAAGAAAAGAAGCTTCGTATGGATCTTGAGCGAGCGAAAAGGAAGCTCGAAGGAGATCTGAAACTGGCCCAGGAATCCATCATGGATCTGGAGAATGACAAACAGCAGtctgaggagaaaataaagaa GAGGGACTTTGAGATGAGCCAGCTTCTCGGCAAGATTGAAGATGAACAGGGACTTAGTGCTCAGcttcaaaagaaaatcaaggaACTGCAG GCTCGTATTGAGGAGCTAGAAGAGGAGATTGAGGCTGAGAGGGCTGCTCGGGCCAGGGTGGAGAAGCAGAGGGCTGATCTCTCCAGGGAACTTGAGGAGATCAGCGAGAGGCTCGAAGAAGCCGGCGGCGCAACTGCTATTCAGATTGAGATGAGCAAGAAGCGTGAGGCTGAGTTTCAGAAGCTGCGTCGTGATCTCGAAGAATCCACCCTGCAGCATGAGGCCACCGCTGCAGCTCTGCGCAAGAAGCAGGCTGACACTGTGGCAGAGCTGGGAGAACAGATTGATAACCTCCAGAGAGTCAAAcagaagctggagaaggagaaaagtgaATTCAAGATGGAGATTGATGACCTCACGAGCAATATGGAGTCTGTCGccaaatcaaaa GGTAACCTGGAGAAAATGTGCCGTTCTCTTGAGGATCACCTAAGTGAAATAAAGACCAAGAATGATGAACATGTGCGTcagttaaatgaaatgaatgttcAAAGATCAAGACTAATAACTGAAAATG GGGAATTTGGTCGTCAGCTGGAGGAAAAGGAGTCTCTTGTTTCACAGCTTACAAGGGGCAAACAGGGTTATGTTCATCAGATTGAGGAGCTCAAAAGGCACCTTGATGAAGAAGTCAAG GCCAAGAACGCCCTGGCTCATGCTGTTCAGTCAGCTCGTCATGACTGCGACCTGCTCAGGGAGCAGtatgaggaggagcaggaggccaAGGCTGAGCTGCAGCGTGCAATGTCCAAGGCCAACAGCGAGGTGGCTCAGTGGAGAACCAAATACGAGACTGATGCCATTCAGCGCactgaggagctggaggaggcaaA GAAAAAGCTTGCCCAGCGTCTTCAGGATGCAGAGGAAACCATTGAGGCTGTGAATGCAAAATGTGCCtctctggaaaaaacaaaacagagactgCACGGTGAGGTGGAGGACCTGATGGTCGATGTGGAGAGAGCTAATGCTCTGGCTGCTAACCTCGACAAGAAGCAAAGGAACTTTGACAAG GTTCTGGCAGAGTGGAAACAGAAGTATGAAGAAAGCCAGGCGGAGCTGGAGGGAGCACAGAAGGAGGCTCGGTCATTAAGTACAGAGATATTCAAGCTGAAAAACTCCTATGAAGAAGCTCTGGACCACCTGGAAACCTTGAAGAGGGAGAACAAGAACCTGCAAC AGGAAATCAGTGATTTGACTGAACATATTGGTGAAACTGGAAAGACAATCCATGAActggaaaaggggaaaaagactGCAGAGAATGAGAAAGCAGAAATCCAAACTGCCCTAGAGGAGGCAGAG gCTACACTGGAGCACGAAGAATCAAAGATCATGCGTATCCAGCTGGAGCTCACCcaggtgaaaaatgaaattgacaGGAAAATTGCAGAGAAGGACGAGGAGATTGAGCATATCAAGAGGAACAGCCAGAGAATAATCGAGACCATGCAGACCACACTGGATGCTGAGGTCAGAAGCAGGAATGATGCCCTGAGAATCAAGAAGAAGATGGAGGGAGACCTCAATGAGATGGAGGTTCAGCTGAGCCATGCCAACCGCCAGGCAGCTGAAGCCCAGAAACAGCTGAGAAACGTACAAGGACAGCTTAAG GATGCACAACTGCATCTTGATGAAGCTCTCAGAAGTCAGGAAGACATGAAGGAGCAGGTTGCCATGGTGGAGCGCAGGAACAACTTGATGCTGGCTGAGATCGAGGAGCTGAGAGCTGCActggagcagacagagagaagccGCAAAGTGGCTGAACAGGAGCTGGTTGATGTCAGCGAGCGTGTGACACTACTGCACTCTCAG AATACCAGCCTTATCAACACCAAGAAGAAGCTGGAGGCTGACCTTGTCCACATCCAAGGTGAAGTAGAAGATTCTGTTCAGGAAGCAAGAAATGCTGAAGAAAAGGCCAAGAAGGCCATCACTGAT GCGGCCATGATGGCAGAAGAGTTGAAGAAGGAGCAGGACACCAGTTCTCATttggagaggatgaagaagaaccTGGAGGTGACGGTGAAGGACCTGCAGCACCGCCTGGATGAAGCTGAGAATCTGGCCATGAAGGGCGGCAAGAAGCAGCTCCAGAAACTGGAGGCGAGG GTTCGAGAGCTAGAGACTGAAGTCGAGGTTGAGCAGAAGCGTGGAGCTGAAGCTGTGAAAGGCCTCCGTAAATATGAACGCAGAGTCAAGGAACTGACCTACCAG ACGGATGAAGACAAGAAGAACATTGCTCGACTTCAGGATCTGGTGGACAAGCTGCAGCTCAAAGTGAAATCCTACAAGAGGCAGTCTGAGGAAGCT